The nucleotide sequence TTCTTTACTTTTCAGAACATCGAGAGGAGCTTCCAGGAAACCTGCTTGTCATGTTTAATCCTGATGAAGAAAGCCAGCACGCCGGCGTGAAAAGTGCGGTTTTTGAACTTGAGAGACTGAAAAACGAATGGGGTTTAGAGTACGTAGCCGCTATTAACAATGATTTTATCACTCCGCAGTATGATGGCGACACAACGAGATACATTTACACAGGGGCAGCCGGGAAAATACTGCCGAGCTTTTATATTTATGGAAGAGAAGCACATGTAGGAGACACGTTGCAAGGGGTAGACCCGAATTTCATTGCGGCTGAACTAACGAGAAGAATTCACAATAATGTGGAGCTGTGTGAAAACATTCCTGATGAAATGGTGCTGCCGCCAACATGTCTCTTCCAGCGAGATAATAAGTTCACATACAATGTACAAACAGCAACGAGCAGCTATTTATATTTCAATTACTTCTTATATCGTGATTCTGCGGCTGATGTGATGAAAAAGCTTCGCCAAATTACTGCTGAGGCCTGTCAGGAAATTACACAATATTTGTCGAACCAATATGAAGAATACTTGAACCGTTCAGGCCTGCCCCGGAAAAATTTAAACTGGGATATCGAGGTGGTGTCACTTGAGGAGTATAGCCGAGATTTAAAAAATAGGGGAATTGATGTAGAGAAAGTGTGCGCAAAAGTGACGGAAGAGCATAAGATGCTTGATGTAAGAATGATTTCCTTCAAGATTGTGGAAGTGCTGAATGAACTGGACCCTAAAAAGAAGCCGCGAGTGGTCTTGTTCTTTGCTCCTCCATACTTACCGCATAACTTTTTGAGAGAAGATAATCCTGCGGAACAAGCTATTTTGAAAACGATAAAAAATGTTTTAGCTGAGGCCAAGCAGGAGAGCGGTGAGAATTTTGAAGTGAAGAAATTCTTCCCTTACTTAGCGGACGGCAGTTATCTATCCATTCATGAAACGAATGAAGAGTTACAGAGCTTATTAAATAACTTGCCGAGTCTCGGTGGGCTGTACACGCTTCCGGTCGAAGAGATCCGCCGCTTAAACATCCCTTCTATTAATATGGGCGTATACGGAAAAGATGGTCATAAGTGGACGGAAAGAGTCTATAAGCCATACTCGTTTGGTGTTTTGCCTAAGCTCATTAGAGAAACAACAATCAGTTTGCTGAACCATGTACCTGTAAAAGTAAATTAAAGAATGAATAAAAGCCAGGCTCTTCCTTCTGGATTTGATGTAGGCATCCATAGAGGAGTCCTGGCTTTTCGTTATAGTATAATAATTAAAACAAGTCAGATGAATGGCTTGTAGATTATTATGCAATGATTGTTTCTTCTATGCTTGGAAATTTAATTTTGGGCACCCTAATAGATGTATCGACCCAATCTGTTATGCAGCTGCTATGGAAGAATGTTTTTTTTATTCTTTTGTACTTGCCGAGCTATTTATTACAGCTGCCATCATAAACAAACCGCTGCTTCTTTTATCGATCTTGGCTTTAATGAACTATAAAGCAATGACCACAATAAGTGAAAAAGTTATTTTATCAAAAGAAGGCAGTGTTTCTCTTTAGGGTGACCACTATTTTAGTGGTCTTGCGGGATACGGCGTTGGCTCTGGCCCGTTAGAGAATATGGAACAGAAGCATTTGGCGAGGAGATTGTTCTTCGGTAATTGCTAATCTGGAGTGTTAGGGACCTCGTGGTTCTCGATCTTATTTTGACTGCAATCAATGCAGAAGAATCAATGTGCCCATCTGTTTAAAGGACCTTTTTAATCAGTTGGAATCGGGGAGCCACAAAAGCGGTTACATCCTAAGTGTGTTTTTTACTGAATATTTAATTAACAACAGAACAGCTTGACCGCTGTGGTTGATAGATATAAAATGAGGTCAAATTAGCTCGAATAATCGATTTCTCCTTCATATATTTTCGACAATATGGGTCGAAAGTTTCTACTAAATCACCGTAAATGATTGGACTATGAGGGCAGATTCTTTTTGTAAACAACTAGAATTCTGCTTTCAGCGCTGAAAGGATTCTAGTTTTTATTTTATGTACATCGAGCAGTATCTTATTGCACAATAGAGGAGTGGAAAGAGTGGCAGGAAAACCGGAATTACATAACCAGGAAATGATCCTTGTTTTAGATTTTGGCAGTCAATACAATCAATTAATCACCCGTCGTATTCGGGAGTTTGGTGTGTATAGCGAGCTTCATCCGCATACAATCACTGCAGAAGAAGTAAAGGAAATGAACCCGAAAGGCATTATCTTTTCCGGCGGACCAAATAGCGTTTACTCAGAAAACGCATTTCATTGTGATGAAAAAATCTTCGAATTAAATATCCCGATTTTTGGTATTTGTTATGGCATGCAGTTAATGACGAAACATTTTGGCGGCAAAGTAGAGCCTGCTTCACACCGTGAGTATGGAAAAGCAGCCATTCAAGTGAAAAATGAAACTGCACTCTATAAAGGACTGCCAGCAGAACAAGTTGTCTGGATGAGCCATGGTGATTTAGTTACAGCTGCACCTGAAGGCTTTTCGGTTGATGCCGTGAACCCTTCTTGCCCGATCGCTTCGATGAGCAATGAAGAGAAGAAGCTTTACGCCGTGCAATTCCATCCGGAAGTGAAGCACTCCGTATACGGCATTGAGCTTTTGAAAAATTTTGTGTTTGAAGCATGCGGTTGCAGTGGCGACTGGTCGATGGAGAACTTTATTGAAGTCGAAATGGAGAAAATTCGTCAGGTAGTCGGCGATAAGAAAGTACTCTGCGCACTAAGCGGTGGTGTGGACTCTTCTGTCGTAGCTGTGCTGATTCATAAAGCCATTGGCGATCAGTTAACATGTATTTTTGTGGATCATGGACTGTTGCGAAAAGGCGAAGCCGACAGCGTTATGGAAACATTCGCTCAAGGTTTTCATATGAACGTTATTAAAGTGGATGCTAAGGACCGCTTCCTGAATAAATTAAAAGGTGTGTCCGACCCTGAACAAAAGCGTAAAATCATTGGTAATGAATTTATTTATGTATTCGATGATGAAGCTACTAAGCTGGAAGGCATTGAGTTTTTAGCTCAAGGTACCCTTTATACAGACATTATTGAGAGTGGTACAGCAACAGCGCAAACAATCAAGTCTCACCATAATGTTGGCGGACTGCCTGAGGACATGCAATTTAAATTGATTGAGCCTTTAAATACCTTATTCAAAGACGAGGTTCGCGCTCTTGGAACAGAGCTTGGTATTCCAGATCACATTGTTTGGCGGCAGCCATTCCCAGGACCTGGACTAGGTATTCGTGTTCTTGGTGAAATTACTGAAGAGAAGCTCGAGATTGTACGTGAATCTGATGCGATCTTACGTGAAGAAGTACGCCTGAACGGTCTTGAAAGGGAGATTTGGCAATACTTCACTGTGCTGCCGGACATCCGCAGTGTAGGAGTAATGGGCGATGCCCGCACGTACGATTATACAATTGGTATTCGCGCAGTTACGTCTATTGATGGCATGACTTCTGACTGGGCAAGAATTCCTTGGGATGTGCTTGAAAAGATTTCAACGCGTATCGTTAACGAAGTCCCACATGTTAACCGCGTGGTGTATGATGTTACGAGCAAGCCGCCTGCTACAATTGAGTGGGAATAAGTTTAAGCAAACTATACAAATGAGAAGGAAGTAAATTTGTGTGTTTTCTTTGTGTGAGCTTGGAGATATTAGTGGTCACAAGCCGCCTGCTTACAAAGGCAACAGATATTTGGATATTTCTTTGTCATTTGATACCTTAGCTGCACTTCGGACAAAATGTCCGAAGTGCTTTTGTTTTTTGGGGAAGAAACAACTCTAACCTTATGGAAAAGAGTGATGTCATGTATCTGAGAATGGTTAAGTATAAGAGAGAGTAAATTTATTTTTAAAAAATGTTGACGATGTTTAATAGAGCTGGTATAGTATTAAGAGTCGCCAATGGAAGTAACTGAAAATCCACAGGGACACAGCATGATAACTTCTCAGAAAAAAGTTTTAAAAAACTTTGACAAGAAGAAGTGAATGTGGTAAGATAATAAAGTTGCTATTGAGCAGCGGTTAAAATTGATCTTTGAAAACTGAACAAAATACATGCCAGTAAGTTAATTCTTATTTTTAAAACATGAGCAAGTCAAACAATCTTTTTGGAGAGTTTGATCCTGGCTCAGGACGAACGCTGGCGGCGTGCCTAATACATGCAAGTCGAGCGGACTTGACGGAGCTTGCTCTGTTCAAGTTAGCGGCGGACGGGTGAGTAACACGTGGGTAACCTGCCTGTAAGACTGGGATAACTCCGGGAAACCGGGGCTAATACCGGATATTCTTTTTCTTCGCATGAAGAAGAATGGAAAGGCGGCTTTTAGCTGTCACTTACAGATGGACCCGCGGCGCATTAGCTAGTTGGTGAGGTAACGGCTCACCAAGGCGACGATGCGTAGCCGACCTGAGAGGGTGATCGGCCACACTGGGACTGAGACACGGCCCAGACTCCTACGGGAGGCAGCAGTAGGGAATCTTCCGCAATGGACGAAAGTCTGACGGAGCAACGCCGCGTGAGTGAAGAAGGTTTTCGGATCGTAAAGCTCTGTTGTCAGGGAAGAACAAGTACCAAAGTAACTGTTGGTACCTTGACGGTACCTGACCAGAAAGCCACGGCTAACTACGTGCCAGCAGCCGCGGTAATACGTAGGTGGCAAGCGTTGTCCGGAATTATTGGGCGTAAAGCGCGCGCAGGCGGCTTCTTAAGTCTGATGTGAAAGCCCACGGCTCAACCGTGGAGGGTCATTGGAAACTGGGAGGCTTGAGTGCAGAAGAGGAGAGCGGAATTCCACGTGTAGCGGTGAAATGCGTAGAGATGTGGAGGAACACCAGTGGCGAAGGCGGCTCTCTGGTCTGTAACTGACGCTGAGGCGCGAAAGCGTGGGGAGCGAACAGGATTAGATACCCTGGTAGTCCACGCCGTAAACGATGAGTGCTAAGTGTTGGAGGGTTTCCGCCCTTCAGTGCTGCAGCTAACGCATTAAGCACTCCGCCTGGGGAGTACGGCCGCAAGGCTGAAACTCAAAGGAATTGACGGGGGCCCGCACAAGCGGTGGAGCATGTGGTTTAATTCGAAGCAACGCGAAGAACCTTACCAGGTCTTGACATCCCGCTGACCGGTCTGGAGACAGATCTTTCCCTTCGGGGACAGCGGTGACAGGTGGTGCATGGTTGTCGTCAGCTCGTGTCGTGAGATGTTGGGTTAAGTCCCGCAACGAGCGCAACCCTTGATCTTAGTTGCCAGCATTCAGTTGGGCACTCTAAGGTGACTGCCGGTGACAAACCGGAGGAAGGTGGGGATGACGTCAAATCATCATGCCCCTTATGACCTGGGCTACACACGTGCTACAATGGATGGTACAAAGGGCTGCAAGACCGCAAGGTTTAGCCAATCCCATAAAACCATTCTCAGTTCGGATTGCAGGCTGCAACTCGCCTGCATGAAGCCGGAATCGCTAGTAATCGCGGATCAGCATGCCGCGGTGAATACGTTCCCGGGCCTTGTACACACCGCCCGTCACACCACGAGAGTTTGCAACACCCGAAGTCGGTGGGGTAACCCTTACGGGAGCCAGCCGCCTAAGGTGGGGCAGATGATTGGGGTGAAGTCGTAACAAGGTAGCCGTATCGGAAGGTGCGGCTGGATCACCTCCTTTCTAAGGAAATTGTGAACCGTGTCAGGCTTTTAGCCGCACGTAGTAGCAACAGAGAACGCTGTTCTCACAAACGAATTAACGGCATTGTTTTTTGTTCAGTTTTGAAGGATGAATTCCTTCTCTATAGGTAAGCAACTTTGTTCTTTGAAAACTGGATAATATCGTATAAAAGTAACCAAGCAATAACCGAGTAATCGCCATTTTAGGTTAAGTTAGAAAGGGCGCACGGTGGATGCCTTGGCACTAGGAGCCGAAGAAGGACGGGACTAACTCCGATATGCTCCGGGAAGCTGTAAGTAAGCGTTGATCCGGAGATTTCCGAATGGGGAAACCCACTGTTCGTAATGGAACAGTATCCCTACCTGAATACATAGGGTAGGAGAAGGCACACCCGGGGAACTGAAACATCTAAGTACCTGGAGGAAGAGAAAGCAAACGCGATTCCCTGAGTAGCGGCGAGCGAAACGGGAACAGCCCAAACCAGAAGGCTTGCCTTCTGGGGTTGTAGGACACTCTATACGGAGTTACAAAAGAACGGTGTAGGCGAAGAGGTCTGGAAAGGCCCATCAGAGAAGGTAACAATCCTGTAGCCGAAACGTCGTTCTCTCCAGAGTGGATCCTGAGTACGGCGGAACACGTGAAATTCCGTCGGAATCCGGGAGGACCATCTCCCAAGGCTAAATACTCCCTAGTGACCGATAGTGAACCAGTACCGTGAGGGAAAGGTGAAAAGCACCCCGGAAGGGGAGTGAAAGAGAACCTGAAACCGTGTGCCTACAAGTAGTCAGAGCCCGTTAATGGGTGATGGCGTGCCTTTTGTAGAATGAACCGGCGAGTTGCGATTTCATGCGAGGTTAAGCCGTAAAGGCGGAGCCGCAGCGAAAGCGAGTCTGAATAGGGCGCATGAGTATGAGGTCGCAGACCCGAAACCAGGTGATCTACCCATGTCCAGGGTGAAGGTAAGGTAACACTTACTGGAGGCCCGAACCCACGCACGTTGAAAAGTGCGGGGATGAGGTGTGGGTAGCGGTGAAATTCCAATCGAACCTGGAGATAGCTGGTTCTCTCCGAAATAGCTTTAGGGCTAGCCTCAAGGGAAGAGTCTTGGAGGTAGAGCACTGTTTGGACTAGGGGCCCCCCTCGGGTTACCGAATTCAGACAAACTCCGAATGCCAAAGACTTATCCTTGGGAGTCAGACTGCGAGTGATAAGATCCGTAGTCAAGAGGGAAACAGCCCAGACCACCAGCTAAGGTCCCCAAGTATACGTTAAGTGGAAAAGGATGTGGAGTTGCTTAGACAACCAGGATGTTGGCTTAGAAGCAGCCACCATTTAAAGAGTGCGTAATAGCTCACTGGTCGAGTGACTCTGCGCCGAAAATGTACCGGGGCTAAACGTATCACCGAAGCTGTGGATGGACACCTTGTGGTGTCCGTGGTAGGAGAGCGTTCTAAGGGCGGTGAAGCAAGACCGGAAGGACTTGTGGAGCGCTTAGAAGTGAGAATGCCGGTATGAGTAGCGAAAGAAGGGTGAGAATCCCTTCCACCGAATGCCTAAGGTTTCCTGAGGAAGGCTCGTCCTCTCAGGGTTAGTCGGGACCTAAGCCGAGGCCGATAGGCGTAGGCGATGGACAACAGGTTGATATTCCTGTACCACCTCTTCACCATTTGAGCAATGGGGGGACGCAGGAGGATAGGGCAAGCGCACAGTTGGTTGTGCGTCCAAGCAGTTAGGCCGGTGATGAGGCAAATCCCATCACCACGAAGGCGGAGCTGTGACGGCGAGGGAAGTTTAGTACCGAAGTTCCTGATTCCACACTGCCAAGAAAAGCCTCTAGCGAGGTGAAAGGTGCCCGTACCGCAAACCGACACAGGTAGGCGAGGAGAGAATCCTAAGGTGAGCGAGTGAACTCTCGTTAAGGAACTCGGCAAAATGACCCCGTAACTTCGGGAGAAGGGGTGCTCTTTGGGGTGCATAGCCCTGAGGAGCCGCAGTGAATAGGCCCAGGCGACTGTTTAGCAAAAACACAGGTCTCTGCGAAGCCGTAAGGCGAAGTATAGGGGCTGACGCCTGCCCGGTGCTGGAAGGTTAAGAGGAGGGGTTAGCTCACGCGAAGCTCTGAATTGAAGCCCCAGTAAACGGCGGCCGTAACTATAACGGTCCTAAGGTAGCGAAATTCCTTGTCGGGTAAGTTCCGACCCGCACGAAAGGCGTAACGATCTGGGCACTGTCTCAACGAGAGACTCGGTGAAATTATAGTACCTGTGAAGATGCAGGTTACCCGCGACAGGACGGAAAGACCCCGTGGAGCTTTACTGCAGCCTGATATTGAATTTCGGCACAGCTTGTACAGGATAGGTAGGAGCCTTTGAAACCGGAGCGCCAGCTTCGGTGGAGGCGTCGGTGGGATACTACCCTGGCTGTGTTGAACTTCTAACCCGCACCCGTGATCCGGGTGGGAGACAGTGTCAGGCGGGCAGTTTGACTGGGGCGGTCGCCTCCTAAAGAGTAACGGAGGCGCCCAAAGGTTCCCTCAGAATGGTTGGAAATCATTCGCAGAGTGTAAAGGCACAAGGGAGCTTGACTGCGAGACCTACAAGTCGAGCAGGGACGAAAGTCGGGCTTAGTGATCCGGTGGTTCCGCATGGAAGGGCCATCGCTCAACGGATAAAAGCTACCCCGGGGATAACAGGCTTATCTCCCCCAAGAGTCCACATCGACGGGGAGGTTTGGCACCTCGATGTCGGCTCATCGCATCCTGGGGCTGTAGTCGGT is from Bacillus sp. PK3_68 and encodes:
- a CDS encoding M20/M25/M40 family metallo-hydrolase, which translates into the protein MYGELKHLSIEEQVEKLTKTLVGIPSVNGSENGEVAVADAILGILRSYPYFQQNPALVWEQTAVDDALNRKNVFAFIKGGVNAKQTIIHHAHIDTVGIEDFGALRAHAFDPDYLQDFFKEFEQNPDVQADACSGDWMFGRGSVDMQSGAAVHLANLLYFSEHREELPGNLLVMFNPDEESQHAGVKSAVFELERLKNEWGLEYVAAINNDFITPQYDGDTTRYIYTGAAGKILPSFYIYGREAHVGDTLQGVDPNFIAAELTRRIHNNVELCENIPDEMVLPPTCLFQRDNKFTYNVQTATSSYLYFNYFLYRDSAADVMKKLRQITAEACQEITQYLSNQYEEYLNRSGLPRKNLNWDIEVVSLEEYSRDLKNRGIDVEKVCAKVTEEHKMLDVRMISFKIVEVLNELDPKKKPRVVLFFAPPYLPHNFLREDNPAEQAILKTIKNVLAEAKQESGENFEVKKFFPYLADGSYLSIHETNEELQSLLNNLPSLGGLYTLPVEEIRRLNIPSINMGVYGKDGHKWTERVYKPYSFGVLPKLIRETTISLLNHVPVKVN
- the guaA gene encoding glutamine-hydrolyzing GMP synthase, producing MILVLDFGSQYNQLITRRIREFGVYSELHPHTITAEEVKEMNPKGIIFSGGPNSVYSENAFHCDEKIFELNIPIFGICYGMQLMTKHFGGKVEPASHREYGKAAIQVKNETALYKGLPAEQVVWMSHGDLVTAAPEGFSVDAVNPSCPIASMSNEEKKLYAVQFHPEVKHSVYGIELLKNFVFEACGCSGDWSMENFIEVEMEKIRQVVGDKKVLCALSGGVDSSVVAVLIHKAIGDQLTCIFVDHGLLRKGEADSVMETFAQGFHMNVIKVDAKDRFLNKLKGVSDPEQKRKIIGNEFIYVFDDEATKLEGIEFLAQGTLYTDIIESGTATAQTIKSHHNVGGLPEDMQFKLIEPLNTLFKDEVRALGTELGIPDHIVWRQPFPGPGLGIRVLGEITEEKLEIVRESDAILREEVRLNGLEREIWQYFTVLPDIRSVGVMGDARTYDYTIGIRAVTSIDGMTSDWARIPWDVLEKISTRIVNEVPHVNRVVYDVTSKPPATIEWE